The sequence below is a genomic window from Corynebacterium afermentans subsp. afermentans.
ACGCAAACCCGATCACCCATGGTCATTGCCTCGGTCTGATCGTGAGTGACGTAGACCGTGGTGGTGCGCAACTTGCGTTGCAGCTGCAGAATCTGCGCGCGGGTGGACACACGCAGCTTGGCGTCCAGGTTGGACAGCGGTTCGTCCATGAGGAACACCTTCGGCTCACGCACGATTGCCCGCCCCATGGCCACGCGCTGCCGCTGACCACCGGACATCGCCGCAGGCTTTTTGTCCAGGAGATCCTCGAGCTCCAGCATCTTCGCCGCGAAGTCCACCCGTTCCTTGATGGTCGCTTTATCCGCCTTGGCGTTTTCCAACGCGAACGCCATATTCTGGCGCGCCGTCATATTTGGATAGAGAGCGTAAGACTGGAACACCATGGCGACGTCGCGGTCACGCGGACGCGTTTCCGTCACGTCCTCGCCGTCGATGAAGATCTGCCCTTCATCTACCGGCTCCAACCCTGCGAGCATACGCAGCGTCGTCGACTTGCCGCAGCCGGACGGACCGACCAGAACGAGGAACTCACCGTCGGCGATGTCCAGACTGATGCGGCTGACCGCAGGCGGGCGCGACGGATCGTAGATACGGGACGCTTGGCTGAACTCAACGGTTGCCATGGGCGGCTCCTTCTTTCGCTCGAGCCTGGAAGGCTACTTGTCCAGCTTCGGGGTGATGTCGCGGTCGATAACCTGCTGGGTTTCCTTGTCCAGGTCCGCGAAGACCTTCTCCACGTCCT
It includes:
- a CDS encoding ABC transporter ATP-binding protein, which translates into the protein MATVEFSQASRIYDPSRPPAVSRISLDIADGEFLVLVGPSGCGKSTTLRMLAGLEPVDEGQIFIDGEDVTETRPRDRDVAMVFQSYALYPNMTARQNMAFALENAKADKATIKERVDFAAKMLELEDLLDKKPAAMSGGQRQRVAMGRAIVREPKVFLMDEPLSNLDAKLRVSTRAQILQLQRKLRTTTVYVTHDQTEAMTMGDRVCVLKKGIIQQVDTPANLYNNPGNTFVASFIGSPAMTLIDNVPFIDGHVVGGKGHALDYFITRELAAKVESDRVIVGVRPENWEIVGVNQPGEHYGLPVEVDIVEHLGSDLYVYGHRRETADNVIAVRGDRITVKVPRGIEVNHGDTIYLRPMEGGVVFFDPETEINYDYL